In the genome of cyanobacterium endosymbiont of Braarudosphaera bigelowii, one region contains:
- a CDS encoding lysophospholipid acyltransferase family protein gives MENNSFRKRESILSFILYHLLKILIVNPLFLTYFRGRIYGQENIPKGKSVIIVSNHSSYFDPPLLSSCINRPVAFMAKEELFKVPVLAQAMRLYGAYPVKRETGDRGAIKSALNALRDGWLVGIFIQGTRTYDGNINHPKLGAAMIASKTQTLLLPVSLWGTNKVLRKGSYFPMPVPITIRIGKPINPPQSNKRQELKEVTQECATRINYLNSLGR, from the coding sequence ATATCATCTCTTGAAAATATTGATAGTTAATCCTCTTTTCTTGACTTATTTTCGTGGAAGAATATATGGGCAAGAAAATATTCCTAAGGGGAAGTCAGTTATTATAGTAAGTAATCATTCTAGTTATTTTGATCCACCTCTTCTATCTTCATGTATAAACCGACCCGTAGCTTTTATGGCTAAAGAAGAATTATTTAAAGTTCCTGTGTTAGCACAAGCAATGCGTTTATATGGAGCTTATCCCGTCAAAAGAGAGACTGGTGATCGTGGTGCAATTAAATCAGCATTGAATGCACTAAGGGACGGTTGGTTAGTTGGTATTTTTATACAAGGAACTCGTACTTATGATGGGAATATTAATCATCCAAAATTAGGAGCAGCAATGATTGCCAGCAAAACTCAAACCCTCCTATTGCCTGTATCTTTATGGGGAACTAATAAAGTTTTAAGGAAAGGTTCTTATTTTCCTATGCCTGTACCTATAACTATCCGTATTGGAAAACCTATAAATCCACCCCAATCAAATAAGCGTCAAGAACTGAAAGAAGTTACTCAAGAATGTGCTACTCGAATTAACTATTTAAATAGTTTAGGGCGCTAA